The genomic DNA ATCGAAAATTTCAAACAAATTTCGTCTACTTTCTAGAAGTTCCTTCTTCACTGTCAGTTTGTCAGTACATAGTAGTATTTCAGGACAATATAGGTAACATATACAAATGATTTGACAGTGGACACTAAAGGAAACAATCTGTTGAAGAATCAAACGCTCACCGAAGATGAGAGGGAAAGAAGGAAGCTCAATGGGCTGATCCGGTGCGGCGACGAGCGCGAGGACGCCATCGACCTTGAGCAGCTCCAAGAGCGGACCCAGCGAATGCTTGACTGGGACCGTATCAATGATGTAGTCAAGGCTCCTGCTCTTGGCCTAAATACCAAATTTGCAATCACATAAAatccattattttttttactttattgACCGACAATTTCCAGTACTGACTTCGTTCATCTCCAACTCCCAGCGAGCTTAGCGTACCTGCATCTGTTTCTTGTCGGTGCTGACAATGAAGTCGTCGGCCTTGAGCCCCTCCCTCGCCTCCTTCTCCTTGTCCGGCGACGTGCTGACGACGGTGACGCGGAGGCCGAACGCCTTGCCGAACTTGACGGCGATGTGGCCGAGCCCGCCCAGCCCGACCACGCCGAGGCTCCCGCCGGCCTTCACCATGCCGTGCCGCCTCATCGGGCTGTACACCGTGATGCCGGCGCacagcagcggcgccgccgcgtccagcGGCAGGGTGTCCGGGATCCTCGCCACGAACTTCTTGTGGACCACGAGCATCTCCGAGTAGCCGCCGTAGGTGACGCTGCCGTCCGAGAGGATGCCGTTGTAGGTGAGCACGAGCTTGTCGCAGTAGTTCTCGTCGGAGTGGCGGCAGTGGTCGCagtcgaggcaggcctcgacgaTGCAACCCACGCCGACGCGGTCCCCGGCCTTGAAGCCGGAAACGTTGGCGCCGACCGATGTCACGACGCCGGTGATCTCGTGGCCGGGGACGACGGGGTACATGGTGATGTCCCAGTGGTTCTTCATGAAGTGGAGGTCGGTGTGGCACATGCCGCAGTACAGCACCTTGATCGTCACGTCGTCCACACCGTTTTCCCTGCCAAACAAATGGATTAAAACTGGTAAATAGAAGTGATCTTAGTTGATctgttctttttgttttttgtatGTTGAACAACAATGATAAATGGGTGTGTACCTTCTCTTGAAGACGAAGGGCTCGACCTTGCCGGACTCGTTCATGGCCGCCCATCCTGCCACTGTCTGAGTGTGGTTTTCTGTGATCGCCATGACCCTGCTCTAAGTGTGTGCGTCTGGACTGGACAGAACGAGATTCTTGGTCACTTGGTGTTGTCTTGAGATGGTTGTGTCCACAGCCGTTGTGGCCACCGGCTATTTAAAGACAATCAGCATACTGTTATGGTTTAGAACGGTTGTATTCgaagaattttttttaccgCAAAAAAAATCACAATTAGTTCTAGGCCAATTGCTAGCTGTTTCGTACTAACTCGCGCCACTAAAAATGTCCATCTAGGTTTGTTCAAAATAAAACTTTTTTAACGTTAACTAACATATCTGTAAAAATATATGATCTTAAGAAAGAGAACTTACATTATGAATGTACTTTTTGCGGTAAGTCTTGTAATGTTAATCTTGTGTTGTCAATATCTATGTAAAAGTTTGGATATTATTAGCCAAAAAGTTAAAAAATACTAGGACAATTCAAATGGAGTTATATTTGTGATTGGAGGAAGTATTTGCTTTTGAAGATACTGCAGCTTCATGATTTTTGTACACATGGGCTTGATCCCTTACAAGGATCGATACGAACCACGAAACGGTACTACCAGGGGCAGATCCAGAATCGCAGCTAAGCCAGGACTGGATCAGTGTAAATTGATCTTGCATGAAAATCCTCGGCTG from Setaria italica strain Yugu1 chromosome VII, Setaria_italica_v2.0, whole genome shotgun sequence includes the following:
- the LOC101786111 gene encoding probable cinnamyl alcohol dehydrogenase 6; translated protein: MAITENHTQTVAGWAAMNESGKVEPFVFKRRENGVDDVTIKVLYCGMCHTDLHFMKNHWDITMYPVVPGHEITGVVTSVGANVSGFKAGDRVGVGCIVEACLDCDHCRHSDENYCDKLVLTYNGILSDGSVTYGGYSEMLVVHKKFVARIPDTLPLDAAAPLLCAGITVYSPMRRHGMVKAGGSLGVVGLGGLGHIAVKFGKAFGLRVTVVSTSPDKEKEAREGLKADDFIVSTDKKQMQAKSRSLDYIIDTVPVKHSLGPLLELLKVDGVLALVAAPDQPIELPSFPLIFGRRTISGSITGSMKETQEMLDLCGEHNITCDIELVSTNGINGALARLARNDVRYRFVIDIAGDSN